GCATACATCAAGCGCTTCGTCCCGCTCGAGCGCCGGGCACCGCTGGCCGGCAACACGATCGGCACCGATCGGATGTTCCTGGCCACCTACATGCAGAACATCGATCAGTACCTGCACTACCGCAACGTCGACGTCTCGAGCATCAAAGAGCTCGCCCGCCGCTGGTATCCGCGCGTGTTCTTCCAGGCTCCCGAGAAGCACGGCGGCCACAGAGCCCTGGCCGACATCCTCGAGTCGATCCGCGAGCTTCGCTACTACCGCGCCGCGGTGTTCACGGACGCGCCAGGACCCTCGTCAGAGCAGGCCCGCGATATCGCCGCCCGCACCGTGTCAGAGTTCACTCCGAACATGTAATAGACTTATCGAGTTGCCCGCTCCGGCAGGCACATGGTGGGTATAGCTCAGCTGGTAGAGCACCGCGTTGTGGTCGCGGGGGTCGCGGGTTCAAGCCCCGTTACTCACCCCAGAGAAGCCCCCGGGTTCGTCATGAACCCGGGGGCTTCGTCGTGTCAGCCGCGCTCGGCGAGCGGCAGGGTCGTGATGCAGGTCGGGTCGTCGTCGTTCACGGTGGAGATCACGGCTCTCGCCTCGCTGTCGGCGACGACGATCACGACCTCCGCGTCGATGCCCCGCGGCAGCCATGCACCGACAAAGCCGTTGTCGAACGTCTGCGTCTTCTCGTCGACATGCGTCTCCCCCGTCGCAAGATCGGTGATGGTCAGCTGCAGCTCGGTGTTGCGCAGCTCCCCGACGCACGAACTCGGCGCATGGAAGGTGCAGTCGTGGTTCTGCGTGCGATACGGGGCGAAGGAGATGTAGGTGAGGCCGTCCGGCATCGCCAGCTCCACCTGGGATCCATCGACGTCGCTGAGCACGACACGGTCGGTGCGGATCGATGCCGCCACCGCATCATCCCGCTCATCGAGCGGCGCGCGATCGAGCCGGTCGACCACCGTGCGCACGTCGGTGCGCGAGAGCTTTTCCAGTTCTGCCGAGCCGTCGGGCGCCGTCGCCGCCGCACCGCCGCGCTCCGCGGGCGCCTGCTCGGCGGGTGAGCAGGCGGTCAGCAGCAGAGCGCCTGCGAGGGCGAGGACGACGGTCGGGATGATCGGGCGGATGCGCATGTCGAATCGTGTTCCTCATCGTCTCGGCGGGTCTGTCGCGGGGAGTACTGCGCGTGGCCCGTTCTCCCCGTCGCACCGTACCGATCGAGGCTATGAGCCGTCGGCAGAGTCGCCCGGGGCCGAGTGCGCCCGGCTAGCATCGAAGCATGTCCTCCTCACTCGACTCCGACGCGCAGGCTCTGCCCGACGGCGGCATCGAGATGACCGTCGAGGCCTTCGAGGCGCTCGTCGTCGAGGAACTCGACCGGCTGCCGGACGACATGATCGACGGACTCGACAACGTCGTCTTCGTCGTCGAGGACGAACCAGACGACGGCAGCGACCTCTTCGGCCTGTACGAGGGATTCGCGCTCACCGAACGAGCACAGTATGGCATGGGCGAGCTGCCCGACCGCATCATCGTCTACCGCCGCGCGCACCTCGCAGCGTGCTCCGACGAGGACGAGCTGCGCGACGAGGTTCACACGACACTCGTGCACGAGATCGCGCACTTCTACGGCATCGATGACGAGCAGCTGCACGAACTGGGCTGGGCATGAGCATCCCGGTATCCACTCCTCTGCTCGACGAGCAGCTCACGGTCGCGCCGCTCGTGCCGTGGCAGCTGGTCGTCTGGGACGATCCCGTCAACCTCATGAGCTACGTGGTGCGCGTGTTCCGGCGCTATTTCGGATACGCCGAGGAGCACGCGACGGCACTCATGCTCGCGGTGCACAACGAAGGACACGCCGTCGTCGCCACCGGGCCGCGGGAGACGATGGAGGTGCACGCTCAGGCGATGCACGACTTCGGCCTGTGGGCCACCATCCGACGGGTTCCGCAGTGAACCCGTCGATATCGATCACCTGGGTCGAAGCACGCAATCTGCTGCACCTGATCGATGAGTTCCTCGAGCTCATCGGCGGCCCGCGCCCGGACTCCGACCCCGCCCTGGCGCGGCTGACCCCGGTCGCCTATCCCGATGACGACATCGCCGCCGCGGAATTCCGCCGCGGCACGCGAGACGAGCTGTTCGACCGCCGCCGTGACGACGCCCGCGTGATGCGCGCGGATCTCAGCGACTTCGACACCGACGCCGACGCCGACGATCGGGACGTGCTCGGCATGCACGTCATCGGCATCCCCCTCGCCCACGTCGATGCGTGGATGCGCACGCTCACCGCGATCCGGCTCGTCGTCGCGTCGCGCCTGGGCGTCGATCTCGAAGACCGTCACGACGCAGACGACGCACGGTTCCACGTGTACGACTGGCTCGGGTATCGGCTGGACGACCTCATTCAGCGCGCCGACGAGGCGGATGCCGCTACGGCGTAGCCACGGTGATGCTCGCGAGCTTGTGCGGCTCGTTCCGGGTCATGTGCGCCTCCTCCTGGGCTGCCCACATGTCCCAGTGACGACAAAATCCGTCGCCGTCACGCTCGAGCGCGCGTCGTCGCCGTGAGTCGCGGGGTCCGTCGACCCAGACGGCGACATCCGCGAGCGCGGCCGACGCGGGCGTCAGCGCACCGCAGCCCTCGACGATCAGGCCGAGAGCCGGATCGACGGCATGAGCCTCGGCCTCTTCCTGCCGCTCCCAGTCCCAGCGCCGCCATATGCCGATCAAACCGCGCCCGTGCGGGCGCAGCACCTGCTCGCGGGCGATCTCCGCACCGCGCTCGAGTCCGCCCCAGCCGGGATAGACGGAGTCGAGCGCGAGCAACTGCACTGGCGTGTGCAGCGGCCAGGCTCGCGCGACGCGAGCCGCGAGGCTGCTCTTGCCCGCACCGCTGCGACCGTCGATGATGACGACGGGATTCGATGCCGACACCGCGGTGACCGCATCGCAGATGCGGGCCGTGGCCGCGCTCAGCCGCTCTCCGAAGAGATCAGGGGAAGAAGCTGGCGGCATGGCATCCACGCTATCGAACGACGCCATCGGTCACTCGCGGCCGAACGGCCGCGGCTCGACTCCCCCGCCTGCGCGCCGATCCGCTGCTCCGACGTGACGAGCACGCGTGATCATGCCGACCCCGAATCGTGCGCGCGCATCGTCGAGCGTGCCTTCGAGGCGGCGCTGATCCTCATCGTCATCCCACAGCGCGATGGCCGACGTCCCGGCCGGCCTCAATCTCTCGGCGCGCACGCCCACAAGCCGCACCGGGTCCCTGCGCTCGATCTGCGCGAACAGGGCGATCGCCGTCTCGCCGATCCGCTGCCCGACATCCGTCGGCTCGGACAGCGAGACGGTACGGCTGACCGTGGTGAAGTCCGCGAACCGGATCTTGATCGCGACCGCTCCGGCATGCCACCCCGAGGTACGCAGGCGTGCCCCGACTCGATCTGCGAGGCGCAGGAGCTCTGCGCGCAGCAGGTCTCGATCGTCGATGTCGCGGTCGAAGGTCTCTTCGTGCCCGACGCTCTTCTCCACCCGCTCCGTCTCGACGGAACGCGCGTCGAGACCGCGGGCGAGAGCCTGCATCCGCTGGCCGAGGGCAGGTCCGACGGCGCGCTCGAGTGCTTCGGCGGGTGCCTCACGCACGTCACGGATCAGCCGGATGCCCCGGCGCTGCAGCGCTTCGGCGGCCTTCGGCCCGACTCCCCACATGGCGCCGACCGGTCGCGGATCGAGGAACTCCTGCGTGCGCGAGGCGGGAACCACGAGCATCCCGTCGGGCTTGGACACGGTGGATGCCATCTTCGCAACGTGCTTCGTCGCCGCGACGCCGACGCTGCACGTGATGCCGACCTCGTCTCGCACGCGTCGTCTGATGAGGGCCGCGATCTCGCCGGGGCTGCCCCACAGGCGGCGCACTCCGCGCACGTCGAGGAACGCCTCATCGATCGAGAGCTGCTCCACCAGCGGGGTGATGCTCTGGAAGATCTCCATCACCTGCGCCGAGACGGCCCGGTAGCGGGTGAAGTCCGGCGGAACGACCTGCGCCGTCGGACACAGTCGCAGCGCCTGCCCGACGGGCATGGCGCTGCGCACGCCGAACCGACGCGCCTCGTATGACGCGCTGGAGACCACCGAGCGTCCGTCGCGTCCCCCGATGATCAACGGCAGTCCGCGCAGAGACGGGTCGTGGAGCACCTCGACCGCCGCGTAGAAGGCATCCATGTCGACATGCAGGATGCCTGTGCCGCTGTCGTCCGCACCCTCGGGCGAGACGATGCGGCCCGATCCATCACCGCGTCCCATGCATCCATCCTGACCGGTGCCACCGACATCGCGTCGGTGGCACCCGCTGGTCACTGCGCAGCGCGCTCGAGGATCAGCTCGCGCACGCGCGCGGCGTCGGCCTGGCCCTTCATCGCCTTCATCACGGCGCCGATGACAGCCCCGGCGGCCTGCACCTTGCCATCCTTGATCTTCGCCAGCACGTCCGGCTGCGCGGCGAATGCGTCGTCGATCGCGGCGATCAGCGCGCCGTCGTCCGAGACGACCGCCAGTCCGCGCGAGTCCACGACCTCCTGAGGCGATCCCTCTCCGGCGATGACTCCTTCGAGAACCTGGCGGGCCAGCTTGTCGGTCAGCGTGCCGGCATCCACCAGTGCCTGGAGGGCGGCGACGTCGGCCGGCGAGACGAGCCCGGCCGCATCCCGCTCCTGCGCATTGGCGACGCGGGTGATCTCGCCCGTCCACCACTTGCGGGCGGCCGCCGGAGCGGCACCGGCCGCGATCGTGGCCTCGACCTCGTCGATCAAACCGCCGTTGCGCACGTCCTGGAACTCGAGGTCGGTGAAGCCCCACTCGGCCTTCAGGCGACGGCGGCGCGCCACCGGCTGCTCGGGCAGCGCGGCACGCAGCTCCTCCACGAGCTCGCGCGACGGCTGCACAGGCAGCAGGTCGGGCTCGGGGAAGTAGCGGTAGTCATCGGCGTCCGACTTCGGGCGACCCGGCGACGTCGTACCGGTGTCCTCGTGCCAGTGCCGCGTCTCCTGGGTGATCGTGCCGCCGTCGGCGAGGATCGCGGCCTGACGCTGGATCTCGTAGCGCACGGCCCGCTCGACCGAGCGCATCGAGTTGACGTTCTTCGTCTCGGTGCGGGTGCCGAGCTTCTCCTGGCCACGGGGACGCAGCGACACGTTCGCGTCGCAGCGCAGGTTGCCGCGCTCGAGACGCGCCTCCGAGATGCCGAGGCCGCGCACGATGTCGCGGATCGCGGCGATGTACGCCTTGGCGTACTCGGGCGCGCGGTGCTCGGCGCCGAAGATCGGCTTGGTGACGATCTCGACGAGCGGCACTCCGGCACGGTTGTAGTCCACCAGCGAGTACTCCGCGCCCTGGATGCGGCCGGTCGCCCCGCCCATGTGGGTGAGCTTGCCCGCGTCCTCCTCCATGTGCGCGCGCTCGACGGGGATCGTCACGAGCGTGCCATCCTCGAGCTCGACCTCGACCGATCCCTCGAACGCGATCGGCTCGTCGTACTGCGAGATCTGATAGTTCTTGCCCAGGTCGGGGTAGAAGTAGTTCTTCCGCGCGAACCGGCTGGACTCCGCGATCGAGCAGCCGAGTGCGAGACCCAGGCTGATCGACGAGCGCACGGCCGTCGCGTTGACCACGGGCAGCGACCCCGGCAGACCGAGATCGACCGGCGCGATGAGCGTGTTCGGCTCGGCGCCGTGGAACTCGTCGTTCGCCGGGTTGGGCGCGTCGGAGAACATCTTCGTGCGAGTGTTCAGCTCGACGTGCACCTCGAAGCCGAGCACGGGCTCGAACAGTTCGAGGGCCTCGTCGAAGTCCATGAGCTTGGCGGTCGCCATCAGCGGGCTCCCCCTTCCTTGGGTCCCTGAGCCTGTCGACTGGATCCCTGGGCCTGTCGAAGGGCAGGCGCCTTCGACAGCAGCGGCGCGCCCCACGAGTCCACGAGCGCAGCCTCGAGAGCCGCGCCGACGCGGTACAGACGAGCATCCTCGTGTGCGGGCGCGAGGAACTGGATACCGACGGGCAGACCGTCTTCGGCCGCGATGCCCGAGGGGATCGAGATGCCGGGAACGCCGGCGAGGTTCGCCGGGATCGTCGTCAGGTCGTTCAGATACATCTGCAGCGGATCATCGATCTTCTCGCCGATCCGGAACGCAGTGGTCGGTGCCGACGGCGTCGCGATGACGTCGACCTGCGCGAACGCCCGGTCGAAGTCCTGCTGGATGAGCGTGCGCACCTTCTGGGCGCTGCCGTAGTAGGCGTCGTAGTAGCCGGCCGACAGCGCATACGTGCCCAGAATGATGCGGCGCTTGACCTCGGGCCCGAAGCCGGCGTCACGGGTCGCCGACATGACGTCCTCGACCGTGGGATTGCCTTCGGGTGTGACGCGCAGGCCGAAGCGCACCGAGTCGAACTTGGCGAGGTTGCTCGAGGCCTCGGCGGGAAGGATCAGGTAGTACGCCGCGACGCCGTACTCGAAGTGCGGAGCCGAGATCTCGACGATCTCGGCACCCTGCGCCTCCATCAGCGCGAGCGAGGCGCGGAACGATGCGGCGACGCCGGCCTGGAAGCCGGAGTCGGGCAGTTCGGTGATGACGCCGACCTTCAGGCCCTTGAGCACCTGACCGCTCGCGCCTTCGCGCGCGGCGGCCGCGAACGACGGCCACTCCTGCGGGAGGGAGGTCGAGTCCTTCGGGTCGTGACCGCCGATCACATCGTGCAGCAGACCGGCGTCGAGCACGGTGCGGGTGACCGGGCCGACCTGGTCGAGGCTGGATGCCAGCGCGATCGCGCCGTAGCGGCTGACGCCGCCGTAGGTCGGCTTGATGCCGACGGTGCCGGTGACGTGCGCGGGCTGGCGGATCGATCCGCCGGTGTCGGAGCCGAGCGCGAGCGGGGCCTCGAAGGCCGCGACGGCCGCGGCGGAGCCGCCACCCGAACCGCCGGGGATGCGGTCGAGGTCCCACGGGTTGCGGGTCGGACCGTAAGCGGAGAACTCCGTCGACGAGCCCATCGCGAACTCGTCCATGTTCGTCTTGCCGAGCGGCACGAGGCCTGCGGCGCGGGAGCGCGCCACGACGGTGGCGTCGAACGGCGACATGTAGCCCTCGAGGATCTTCGAGCCGCTCGTGGAGGGCATGTCGGTCGTGACGAGCACGTCCTTGACCGCGAGCGGCACACCGGCGATCGGGCCGAGCTGCTCGCCCGCGGCACGGCGCGCGTCGACCTCGGCGGCCGCCGCGAGGGCGTGCTCGTTCACATGCAGGAAAGCGTGCACGTCACCGTCGACCGCGGCGATGCGGTCGAGGTGGGCCTGCGTCGCCTCGACGCTGGAGATCTCGCCGGCGGAGATCTTCTCGCCGAGTGCCGCGGCGGTCAGCCGGATGATGTCGCTCACTGCTCTTCTCCCAGGATCGCGGTCACACGGAAGCGGCCATCGGCGGCATCCGGGGCGTTCTTCAGCGTCTGCTCGAGCGTGAGCGTCTCGCCGACCTCGTCGGGGCGGAAGACGTTGCTCATCGCGATCGGGTGGCTGGTGGCGACGACGTCTGGCGTGGCCACCTCCGACACCTTCGCGATGTTGTCGACGATGGCGTCGAGCTGACCGGTCAGCTGAGTCACCTCGTCGTCGGAGAGCTGGATGCGCGCGAGCACGCCGAGATGGCGTACGAGATCAGGGGTGATTTCAGACACCACACCAGTCTACGAGAGCGCGAGGTGCGCACACGTAAGCTGGAACTCGTGACCGAGTTCGTTCCCCCGCGCCCATGGACCGCAAGCTACGCCGAAGGTGTCCCGCAGGACCTGCCGCCGGTGACCGGTTCGCTGATCGACATCGTCGAGGCGTCGGTGCGCGACTATCCGGATGCCCCGGCGCTGCAGTTCTTCGGGCGCGAGACGACCTACCGCGAGATGCAGGATGCCATCGAGCGGGCAGCCGCCGGCCTGCGCGACCTCGGTGTCGGCCCGGGCGATCCGGTGGCGATCGTGCTGCCGAACTGCCCGCAGCACATCATCGCGTTCTACGCCGTGCTGCGTCTCGGCGCCGTGGCGATCGAGCACAACCCGCTGTACACCCCGCGTGAGCTGCGCAAGCAGTTCGAAGACCACGGCGCCCGCCACGCGATCGTGTGGAGCAAGGTGGTCGAGACCGTGCAGGAGTTCCCCGCCGATCTCGCGGTCGCGAGCCTGATCTCGGTCGACGTGACGACGGCGATGCCGCGCAGGATGCAGCTGATGCTGAAGCTGCCGATCGCGAAGGCCCGCGAGTCGCGTGCGGCGCTCACCTCGAAGGTGCGCGGCGCGATCAGCTGGGACTCGCTGGTGCAGTCCGCACCGCTCCCGTCCACGCACCCGCGTCCCGCAACCGACGACCTCGCGATCATCCAGTACACCTCAGGCACCACGGGCACGCCCAAGGGTGCGGCCCTCACCCACCGCAACCTGCTCGCCAACGCGGCGCAGGCTCAGGCGTGGGTGCCGTCGATCACGCGCGGCGACGGCTGCGTCGTCTACGCGGTGCTGCCCATGTTCCACGCGTACGGGCTCACGCTGTGCCTCACCTTCGCGATGTCGATGGGCGCGCGGCTCGTGCTGTTCCCGAAGTTCGAGCCCGACCTCGTGCTGCAGGTGACGAAGAAGCATCCGGCCACCTTCCTGCCGCTCGTGCCGCCGATCGCCGAACGGCTGCTGGCCGCGGCGAAGGAGAAGGGCGTGTCGCTCGCCGGCACCGAGATCGCGATCTCGGGGGCGATGGCGCTGTCTCACGATCTCGTCGTGCCGTTCGAAGAGGCCAGCGGCGGCTATCTCGTCGAGGGCTACGGGCTGAGCGAGTGCTCGCCCGTGCTGATGGCCAACCCCGTCGCCGAGAACCGGGTGGCCGGAACCGTCGGCCTGCCGCTTCCCGGTACCGAGTGCCGCGTGGTCGACCCCGAGAATCCGACCGTCGACGTGCCGGCAGGCTCTGCCGGCGAGCTGATCGTGCGCGGTCCGCAGGTGTTCTCCGGCTACTACGGCAAGCCCGAGGAGACCGAGGCGGTGTTCGTCGACGGCTGGTTCCGCACCGGCGACATCGTCACGATCGACGAGGCCGGCTTCGTGCGCATCGTCGACCGCATCAAGGAGCTCATCATCACGGGCGGCTTCAACGTGGCGCCCACCGAGGTCGAGGTGGCCCTGCGCCAGCATCCGGATGTCGTCGACGCGGCCGTCGTGGGACTGCCGAGCGACCGCTCCGGCGAGGAGGTCGTCGCCGCGATCGTCGTGGAGGATGGCAAGGACGTCGATGTCGAGG
The window above is part of the Microbacterium sp. nov. GSS16 genome. Proteins encoded here:
- the gatC gene encoding Asp-tRNA(Asn)/Glu-tRNA(Gln) amidotransferase subunit GatC — encoded protein: MSEITPDLVRHLGVLARIQLSDDEVTQLTGQLDAIVDNIAKVSEVATPDVVATSHPIAMSNVFRPDEVGETLTLEQTLKNAPDAADGRFRVTAILGEEQ
- a CDS encoding DUF2017 family protein — its product is MNPSISITWVEARNLLHLIDEFLELIGGPRPDSDPALARLTPVAYPDDDIAAAEFRRGTRDELFDRRRDDARVMRADLSDFDTDADADDRDVLGMHVIGIPLAHVDAWMRTLTAIRLVVASRLGVDLEDRHDADDARFHVYDWLGYRLDDLIQRADEADAATA
- a CDS encoding CueP family metal-binding protein, which gives rise to MRIRPIIPTVVLALAGALLLTACSPAEQAPAERGGAAATAPDGSAELEKLSRTDVRTVVDRLDRAPLDERDDAVAASIRTDRVVLSDVDGSQVELAMPDGLTYISFAPYRTQNHDCTFHAPSSCVGELRNTELQLTITDLATGETHVDEKTQTFDNGFVGAWLPRGIDAEVVIVVADSEARAVISTVNDDDPTCITTLPLAERG
- the gatB gene encoding Asp-tRNA(Asn)/Glu-tRNA(Gln) amidotransferase subunit GatB produces the protein MATAKLMDFDEALELFEPVLGFEVHVELNTRTKMFSDAPNPANDEFHGAEPNTLIAPVDLGLPGSLPVVNATAVRSSISLGLALGCSIAESSRFARKNYFYPDLGKNYQISQYDEPIAFEGSVEVELEDGTLVTIPVERAHMEEDAGKLTHMGGATGRIQGAEYSLVDYNRAGVPLVEIVTKPIFGAEHRAPEYAKAYIAAIRDIVRGLGISEARLERGNLRCDANVSLRPRGQEKLGTRTETKNVNSMRSVERAVRYEIQRQAAILADGGTITQETRHWHEDTGTTSPGRPKSDADDYRYFPEPDLLPVQPSRELVEELRAALPEQPVARRRRLKAEWGFTDLEFQDVRNGGLIDEVEATIAAGAAPAAARKWWTGEITRVANAQERDAAGLVSPADVAALQALVDAGTLTDKLARQVLEGVIAGEGSPQEVVDSRGLAVVSDDGALIAAIDDAFAAQPDVLAKIKDGKVQAAGAVIGAVMKAMKGQADAARVRELILERAAQ
- the orn gene encoding oligoribonuclease, producing the protein MVSATENDRLVWIDCEMTGLDLSVDELVEIAVVVTDFELNLLDPGFQIVIKPSDAALANMNDFVTDMHRASGLIDEIPDGVSLADAEEQTLAYIKRFVPLERRAPLAGNTIGTDRMFLATYMQNIDQYLHYRNVDVSSIKELARRWYPRVFFQAPEKHGGHRALADILESIRELRYYRAAVFTDAPGPSSEQARDIAARTVSEFTPNM
- the dinB gene encoding DNA polymerase IV encodes the protein MGRGDGSGRIVSPEGADDSGTGILHVDMDAFYAAVEVLHDPSLRGLPLIIGGRDGRSVVSSASYEARRFGVRSAMPVGQALRLCPTAQVVPPDFTRYRAVSAQVMEIFQSITPLVEQLSIDEAFLDVRGVRRLWGSPGEIAALIRRRVRDEVGITCSVGVAATKHVAKMASTVSKPDGMLVVPASRTQEFLDPRPVGAMWGVGPKAAEALQRRGIRLIRDVREAPAEALERAVGPALGQRMQALARGLDARSVETERVEKSVGHEETFDRDIDDRDLLRAELLRLADRVGARLRTSGWHAGAVAIKIRFADFTTVSRTVSLSEPTDVGQRIGETAIALFAQIERRDPVRLVGVRAERLRPAGTSAIALWDDDEDQRRLEGTLDDARARFGVGMITRARHVGAADRRAGGGVEPRPFGRE
- the clpS gene encoding ATP-dependent Clp protease adapter ClpS, whose protein sequence is MSIPVSTPLLDEQLTVAPLVPWQLVVWDDPVNLMSYVVRVFRRYFGYAEEHATALMLAVHNEGHAVVATGPRETMEVHAQAMHDFGLWATIRRVPQ
- the gatA gene encoding Asp-tRNA(Asn)/Glu-tRNA(Gln) amidotransferase subunit GatA, coding for MSDIIRLTAAALGEKISAGEISSVEATQAHLDRIAAVDGDVHAFLHVNEHALAAAAEVDARRAAGEQLGPIAGVPLAVKDVLVTTDMPSTSGSKILEGYMSPFDATVVARSRAAGLVPLGKTNMDEFAMGSSTEFSAYGPTRNPWDLDRIPGGSGGGSAAAVAAFEAPLALGSDTGGSIRQPAHVTGTVGIKPTYGGVSRYGAIALASSLDQVGPVTRTVLDAGLLHDVIGGHDPKDSTSLPQEWPSFAAAAREGASGQVLKGLKVGVITELPDSGFQAGVAASFRASLALMEAQGAEIVEISAPHFEYGVAAYYLILPAEASSNLAKFDSVRFGLRVTPEGNPTVEDVMSATRDAGFGPEVKRRIILGTYALSAGYYDAYYGSAQKVRTLIQQDFDRAFAQVDVIATPSAPTTAFRIGEKIDDPLQMYLNDLTTIPANLAGVPGISIPSGIAAEDGLPVGIQFLAPAHEDARLYRVGAALEAALVDSWGAPLLSKAPALRQAQGSSRQAQGPKEGGAR
- a CDS encoding long-chain-fatty-acid--CoA ligase produces the protein MTEFVPPRPWTASYAEGVPQDLPPVTGSLIDIVEASVRDYPDAPALQFFGRETTYREMQDAIERAAAGLRDLGVGPGDPVAIVLPNCPQHIIAFYAVLRLGAVAIEHNPLYTPRELRKQFEDHGARHAIVWSKVVETVQEFPADLAVASLISVDVTTAMPRRMQLMLKLPIAKARESRAALTSKVRGAISWDSLVQSAPLPSTHPRPATDDLAIIQYTSGTTGTPKGAALTHRNLLANAAQAQAWVPSITRGDGCVVYAVLPMFHAYGLTLCLTFAMSMGARLVLFPKFEPDLVLQVTKKHPATFLPLVPPIAERLLAAAKEKGVSLAGTEIAISGAMALSHDLVVPFEEASGGYLVEGYGLSECSPVLMANPVAENRVAGTVGLPLPGTECRVVDPENPTVDVPAGSAGELIVRGPQVFSGYYGKPEETEAVFVDGWFRTGDIVTIDEAGFVRIVDRIKELIITGGFNVAPTEVEVALRQHPDVVDAAVVGLPSDRSGEEVVAAIVVEDGKDVDVEAIRAFARSILTPYKVPRRVFVVDELPKSLIGKVLRRQVKERLLALTSGS
- a CDS encoding metallopeptidase family protein; protein product: MTVEAFEALVVEELDRLPDDMIDGLDNVVFVVEDEPDDGSDLFGLYEGFALTERAQYGMGELPDRIIVYRRAHLAACSDEDELRDEVHTTLVHEIAHFYGIDDEQLHELGWA